One region of Oryza glaberrima chromosome 7, OglaRS2, whole genome shotgun sequence genomic DNA includes:
- the LOC127779875 gene encoding uncharacterized protein LOC127779875: MNHHLSLLHLPRLSPVLHHHPRHLRLHGRTTVFQARLPSPQRTNQHRLLAVTTAPPEPEKTEEQQLLLPLQEPAEGEVSGGGGADRTCGLPTWALIGAIAAAVALSSAAAAGPAAALGPEGPLVEEFWDNMRRYALYVVTVSTGFAYTLAQPIVELLKNPVTALLIVAVLAGGGFLVSQVLNAMVGNSDFIYTYDQ, from the coding sequence ATGAACCACCACCTCTCGCTCCTCCACCTACCTCGCCTCTCCCCCgtactccaccaccacccccgccacctccgcctccatggCCGCACCACCGTCTTCCAAGCTCGCCTCCCTTCCCCTCAGCGAACGAACCagcaccgcctcctcgccgtgaCGACCGCACCACCGGAGCCCGAGAAGACGGAGGAGCagcagctcctcctccccctccaagAACCAGCGGAGGGAGAAgtcagcggcggtggcggggcagACAGGACGTGCGGGCTCCCGACGTGGGCGCTGATCGGGgccatcgcggcggcggtggcgctgtcgtcggcggcggcggccgggccggcggcggcgctggggccGGAGGGCCCGCTGGTGGAGGAGTTCTGGGACAACATGCGGCGGTACGCGCTGTACGTGGTGACGGTGAGCACCGGGTTCGCGTACACGCTGGCGCAGCCCATCGTGGAGCTGCTCAAGAACCCCGTCACGGCGCTGCtcatcgtcgccgtcctcgccggcggcgggttccTCGTCTCCCAGGTGCTCAACGCCATGGTCGGGAACTCCGACTTCATCTACACCTACGACCAGTAG
- the LOC127779120 gene encoding uncharacterized protein LOC127779120: protein MAKEEDGGGGPEFVRWREDFVSQERGSRVVHYYLEDAAGASHLAVVGTERSLRHMLYVVSEDFREAQGADGGGPGVFARKWRSRREVVDWLASFLPAKSLASKLSKFGSHMGNDIGLDGYSEPDSFMGHNLGKACSLDIMWSGSSWTCGKQLYHYKAFCRNGTTISTHSFVLVMSEEESRYLAYLEDMYEDKKGQKKVKVRWFHQNQEFACAIPPPPPHPCEVFITPYSQVISVECVDDIATVLTPEHYEKCVNTLPNSSMVGIRFCFRQYSKNKFKRFDLRSLRGYFSQAVVLSLKLPPEQEKDDGSDIIKTFEQWTPGKTKFPKQFERLYSKCLGTKICRGPQEDSIASYQKPSSKQSPRKHLSVKFIGPQNQRMPTYNVGDRIEVLSQDSGIVGCWFRCTVLKSCTNHNKLKVQYDDLQNADDSGRLEEWVPVSTLARPDKLGLRCPERLRVRPRPQQNSLADGTNLLPGAAVDVWQFSGWWEGVLVSADNISADSLQIYFPGENFFSVCQLKNLRISKDWVKSHWVDIEMKPDVLSKIPSVGVQTRQPDNLTSVERPDSRNSAMSDQELAAVQTNSSEDKQTGADQPAEVSLTDMASAFAEDQKQTVLGKRPRDDDAEQHCNGEVGIDVGKL, encoded by the exons AtggcgaaggaggaggacggcggcggtggcccggAGTTCGTGAGGTGGAGGGAGGACTTCGTGTCGCAGGAGAGGGGCAGCCGCGTCGTGCATTACTACCTCGAGGACGCCGCGGGCGCGTcgcacctcgccgtcgtcggcacgGAGCGGAGCCTGCGCCACATGCTCTATGTGGTCTCGGAGGATTTCCGGGAGGCGCAGGGTGCCGATGGCGGCGGGCCGGGGGTGTTTGCGCGCAAGTGGCGGTCACGCCGTGAGGTGGTGGATTGGCTCGCCTCCTTCCTTCCGGCGAAGTCCCTTGCCTCGA aactttcaaaatttggatCACATATGGGTAATGACATTGGATTGGATGGATACAGTGAACCTGATAGCTTTATGGGTCACAATCTG GGGAAAGCCTGTAGCTTGGACATTATGTGGTCTGGTTCGTCCTGGACTTGTGGCAAGCAGCTTTACCACTATAAAGCTTTTTGTCGTAATGGTACCACAATATCT ACCCACTCTTTTGTGCTTGTCATGTCTGAGGAGGAAAGTCGCTATCTTGCATACTTGGAAGATATGTACGAAGATAAGAAGGGGCAGAAGAAGGTTAAAGTGCGATGGTTTCATCAAAACCAGGAATTTGCTTGCGCTatacctcctccccctcctcatcCTTGCGAAGTTTTCATCACTCCTTATTCTCAAGTAATCAGTGTGGAGTGTGTCGATGATATTGCAACTGTGTTAACTCCTGAGCACTATGAAAAATGCGTCAATACATTGCCAAATTCTTCTATGGTGGGAATCCGTTTCTGCTTTCGCCAATACAGTAAAAATAAGTTTAAACGTTTTGACCTGAGATCATTGCGTGGATATTTTAGTCAAGCTGTTGTTTTGTCCTTAAAACTTCCCCCAGAGCAAGAAAAGGATGATGGTTCTGATATCATAAAAACTTTTGAGCAATGGACACCTGGGAAGACAAAGTTTCCTAAGCAGTTTGAGAGGCTTTACTCAAAATGTTTGGGAACTAAAATCTGCCGAGGCCCACAAGAAGACTCCATAGCATCTTATCAGAAACCAAGCAGTAAGCAATCTCCCAGAAAACATCTCTCAGTCAAGTTCATAGGGCCTCAGAATCAGCGTATGCCAACCTACAATGTTGGTGACAGAATAGAGGTCTTGTCTCAGGACAGTGGGATTGTAGGCTGCTGGTTCAGGTGTACAGTTCTCAAGTCATGTACTAATCATAACAAATTGAAGGTTCAGTATGATGATCTCCAGAATGCTGATGATAGTGGGAGATTGGAG GAGTGGGTACCTGTATCAACATTGGCTCGTCCTGATAAACTGGGATTGAGATGCCCAGAGCGACTCAGAGTTAGGCCACGCCCTCAACAAAATAGTTTGGCTGACGGAACTAATCTTTTACCTGGAGCTGCTGTTGATGTATGGCAATTTAGTGGCTGGTGGGAAGGAGTTCTAGTCAGTGCAGACAACATTTCAGCTGATAGCctacaaatatattttccaG GCGAGAACTTCTTTAGTGTATGCCAGCTAAAGAATTTAAGAATTTCAAAAGATTGGGTCAAGAGCCACTGGGTTGATATAGAAATGAAACCAGATGTGTTATCGAAAATACCTTCGGTTGGTGTTCAAACAAGGCAACCTGATAATCTGACATCTGTTGAGAGGCCGGACTCCAGAAATTCTGCAATGTCTGACCAAGAGCTTGCAGCCGTACAAACAAACTCTAGTGAAGATAAACAAACAGGAGCTGATCAGCCAGCAGAAGTTAGTTTGACTGATATGGCCTCTGCTTTTGCAGAGGATCAGAAACAAACAGTTCTAGGAAAGCGACCTAGGGATGATGATGCTGAACAACATTGCAATGGGGAAGTAGGCATAGATGTTGGCAAATTGTGA
- the LOC127779121 gene encoding pectinesterase QRT1, which produces MAATGVLVVVVALVFAVTVAGGGGAGVGGDGGFITWEDLSMPAGAARSSTWDDTAGGGGGKRSGGGGGGEQRTTIVVSPDGTGHSRTVQGAVDMVPAGNTRRVKIVVRPGVYREKVTVPITKPFVSLIGMGTGHTVITWHSRASDVGASGHQVGTFYSASVAVEADYFCASHITFENSAAAAAPGAVGQQAVALRLSGDKTVLYKCRILGTQDTLFDNIGRHYLYNCDIQGSIDFIFGNARSLYQGCTLHAVATSYGAIAASQRSSPSEESGFSFVGCRLTGSGMLYLGRAWGKYSRVVYSYCDLSGIIVPQGWSDWGDQSRTKTVLFGEYNCKGPGASTKQRVPWSRTLTYDEARPFIGRSFINGEQWLRL; this is translated from the exons ATGGCCGCCACGGGCGTGCTCGTCGTCGTTGTGGCGCTCGTGTTCGCCGTGacggtggctggcggcggcggcgccggagtagGAGGTGATGGCGGGTTCATCACGTGGGAGGACCTGAGCATGCCGGCCGGGGCGGCGCGGAGCAGCACGTGGGACGAcacggccggcggtggcggcggcaagaggagcggcggcggcggcggcggcgagcagcggacGACGATCGTGGTGTCGCCGGACGGGACGGGGCACTCGCGCACCGTGCAGGGCGCCGTCGACATGGTCCCCGCCGGCAACACGAGGAGGGTCAAGATCGTCGTCAGGCCGGGCGTCTACAG GGAGAAGGTGACGGTGCCGATCACGAAGCCGTTCGTGTCGCTGATCGGCATGGGCACCGGCCACACGGTGATCACGTGGCACTCGCGCGCGTCCGACGTCGGCGCGTCGGGCCACCAGGTGGGCACCTTCTactccgcctccgtcgccgtcgaggccgacTACTTCTGCGCCAGCCACATCACCTTCGAG aactcggcggcggcggcggcgccgggggcggTGGGGCAGCAGGCGGTGGCGCTGAGGCTGTCCGGCGACAAGACGGTGCTGTACAAGTGCAGGATACTGGGGACGCAGGACACGCTGTTCGACAACATCGGGAGGCACTACCTCTACAACTGCGACATCCAGGGCTCCATCGATTTCATCTTTGGCAACGCAAGGTCCTTGTACCAG gGTTGCACGCTGCACGCCGTGGCGACGAGCTACGGCGCGATCGCGGCGTCGCAGCGGAGCTCGCCGTCGGAGGAGTCCGGGTTCAGCTTCGTCGGCTGCCGGCTCACCGGCTCCGGCATGCTCTACCTGGGAAGAGCATGGGGCAAGTACTCCAGAGTGGTGTACTCCTACTGTGACCTCAGTGGCATCATCGTCCCCCAGGGATGGAGCGACTGGGGTGATCAATCAAGAACAAA GACGGTGCTGTTCGGGGAGTACAACTGCAAAGGGCCAGGGGCGAGCACGAAGCAGAGGGTGCCGTGGTCGCGGACGCTCACCTACGACGAGGCGCGGCCGTTCATCGGCCGGAGCTTCATCAACGGCGAGCAGTGGCTCCGGCTGTAG